TTTGCAGGCGCCATCAGCTTTTTAGGGCGGTTAAGTCGGAAGACACCATTTCCGTGTACACAAATATAGGAATGTACTTAGTAATAACAAATTAATTGATCTTGATTCTTATTGAAGCTGCTTATTCCCAAATCAGCCATTACTTTAACAGATGCTGTAAACGAAAAACCGTTCTCAGCATCTGTTAATTACCGGCAATTAAGGTTGTTTGTATAAGCCAAAAGCTGTTAAAGTTGGATTTAATCTCGAAGCCTTGACCTTCAGCCTCACCTTTTGTGCAGTAACCGGTTTAAAACGTATTAATCGTTTTGCCCCTACCGTAGTTCCTTCAGTAAGCACGGCCCAGGTTTTACCATCAAAATATTCCAGATCAAATTGTTCAATCCGCTGACCAACGGTAATATTTTCTTTCAATAGCAATACATCAAAAGTCTGAGGTTTTGAGAGTGTTAGTTCCAGGACTGCAGCAGTATCTTTACCCCTGGTTGTCCAGTAATTCCTGAAACTTCCATTCAGCAGTGCAGCAGCATTCACCCCATTTGAAGATATGATTTTAGCTCCCTTTGCCAGGTTATTTTTAAAAGTCCGGTCTATCACACTTTTCCATTCCCTCAGGTTTTTCTGATCATGTTCATTGATCAGTCCTCTTTTATCCGGAGGAATATTGAGCAGTAAAACCGAATTACGCCCCACAGAGCTGTAATAAATATCAGTTAACTTTTCCGGTGACTTCACTTTCAGGTCTTCAGTATCATGATAAAACCACCCCGGACGAATAGAGACATCCGTTTCACTCGGATACCAGACCAGTGTCTTCGCTTTACTGATGACCTGACGTCCGCCAAGATCATCACCGGTCATATCTCCCTTTGGCGCAAAAGTCATATCCTTTTGTGAATTGTCCGCTATACTTTCATTAGCCAGCCCGTTCATTGGAACAGTACTCCATTCCGTTAGACGACCGTAACCACTCTCCGTTCCTACCCAGCGCACATCCGGCCCCATTACAGCAATTACAGCCCCTGGTTGTAATTTACGGATCAGACTATACCAGGCATCAAACTG
This portion of the Pedobacter lusitanus genome encodes:
- a CDS encoding alpha-L-fucosidase, producing the protein MKTKYNSLLLLALSLSTMTYAQKKQNYVTISVTDSEQDIVRKAANLTPSARQLRWQELELTGFLHFGMNTFTDREWGDGKEDPQLFNPTALDAAQWVRTCKEAGIKQVIITAKHHDGFCLWPSKYTEHSVKNSPWKNGKGDVVKEIAEACHQQGVGFGVYLSPWDRNNPDYGDTEKYNTYFLNQLTELLSNYGKVDEVWFDGANGEGPNGKKPVYQFDAWYSLIRKLQPGAVIAVMGPDVRWVGTESGYGRLTEWSTVPMNGLANESIADNSQKDMTFAPKGDMTGDDLGGRQVISKAKTLVWYPSETDVSIRPGWFYHDTEDLKVKSPEKLTDIYYSSVGRNSVLLLNIPPDKRGLINEHDQKNLREWKSVIDRTFKNNLAKGAKIISSNGVNAAALLNGSFRNYWTTRGKDTAAVLELTLSKPQTFDVLLLKENITVGQRIEQFDLEYFDGKTWAVLTEGTTVGAKRLIRFKPVTAQKVRLKVKASRLNPTLTAFGLYKQP